Part of the Sorghum bicolor cultivar BTx623 chromosome 1, Sorghum_bicolor_NCBIv3, whole genome shotgun sequence genome, CTCTTTAGGAGCCTGATGAGGCAGTTACTATTAGATATTCCAGATGTGAGTGACATGATTTGGCTTTAATATGTGAACATATGGTATTAGCCACAACTTGAGTATTCATGTTGTCTGTTTCTGAAATTCTCACTAAAAAAGGTTCCTGATGTACCTGCATTGGCATCTTGGTACTGCAAAGATGAGAACTATAACCAACCAATCATTGTCATAATTGATGATTTGGAGCAATGTTCTGGTGATGTTGTGGGAGAGCttgtgatgatgttgaggtaaGTTATGTCCCATAGCATATGTACATTTGTTCCTATCAATATGGGCATATATGCTTCCATTTACATGCTGATTAAACATGATGAGCAGAGTACAAACATTGAAAAAAAATTGTGTTGTTACATCAAACAAGGACTAAATACTTGTTTCAACATACCAGCCTATCCCATTATACTACCTTTAGATATTTGCACTAGTCTTATCTCAGAAAGCATTGAGGCATATTGTTGTAGGCCTTACCTATCTTTAAATGTGGTAGATGGCCCATGGAACTCAACTTACCTTACTTAAATCTTTATCGGCAGGCGTGAGAATTATTATAAATAAACATAATATGTAGTTCAACAAAAAGCTCCAAGTTATGTACTTTAGACACAATAGGGTTGATTTGAGACATTAGCATATAATATTCAGAGCAAAGGGCACGCTGCATCAGCAAAAGCAGAGCACAAGGCATTAATAAATATACTACAATACTCAACAGAGACGGGATATCAGGCACTGCATACCAGGCGGTGGGAACAGAGAGGAGGCAGGGGCATACCATGCGGAGGGAATAGAGAGGAGGCAGGGGCATACCAGGCAGAACAGAGAGGAGGCAGGGGCATACTAGGCGGACGGCAGACGGCCGGCGGACGCGGAGTCGGTGACATGAGATGAATGGGCAGCTGTGGCAGGCGGACGCATAGATGCGGATGGCCGATGCCTCCAGCGGCAAAGATGCTGGAGTGGCTCCACGGAAGGTGATGCAGGGGCGGCTCCTCGGAAGGGGTGGCTGGCTGGTGGACTCAAGCTGTCATGCAGGGGAGCAGCCAAGGAGAGCTCAAGGTCCATCCGCCCCCTTCTCCCTTCCTCTCCCCTCGCCCCCACTCGCGGTAAATGCCGCACACGATAGATTTCCCAAGCGAAGAGCCTATCTAGGTCACAGTTCCCGCGCTAGGAGCAGTCGATTAAACGCGCAACCGGTATAATTTCTTGTGCCCACCTTAGCTCACCGTCCAAGCCTAAATGCGCAATCACATAAATTCACTAGCCTGACAATCACCATCGACCCTTTAACTGTGGCCATATTAGCCAAGAAAGCATGTTTACCATTTTATTGGAAAATTTCATTTAACATGTCCAGTTACTTCAAAAATTTTCTCAGCGTCTAAATTCTATACCTTCAAACAGGAAATATTTGGTACCTGTTGAGTCTTTACCCTTTCATGAAATCATCTGCTTCAATAATGTTGGCATTCTGCAGTTTGTATGTTCTCCATGAATATATATGTTTTTAGTGTTCATGGAGAACTTAGAGACTAGAACGCCAACATTCTTGAAGCAGATGATTTCATGAAAGGGTAAAGACTCAATGGGTACCAAATATTTCCTGTTTGAAGATATAGAATTCAGACGCTGAGAAAAGTTTTGAAGTAAAAAAAATGGTCAAACAAAATTTTGAAATGGTAAGAACTTAATTTGCAATTCACTACTTTCAGAATGTGTcagtcattcagcagtgttttaaGGCCCAATCTTGTGCAGAGAATCACTTTTGGTCCGTAGATGGTTTTGTGATGGCATAGGATTTGGATATAGAAGCTGAGCATGCTAGATTACCAATGAAAGCTCTTAGATCTCTTTGTTGTTGATGTCGTGAGCAGGCTTGATAGTATCATGTCTTGTGAATTAAACTGCTGTGGAAGGTTCAACCAATTGTATGATGTATGGGGTTACATATAGTACATGTAAAGAATGGTTTCTCTCTTGAACCTTAGCATGTGATGTGAGCCACATGGGATTCGCAGATGCTGACAATTTAGCAGAAAGCAATTTCTGTATTTCTTTAACTGCAGTAATTAACATGTCAGATAATTTCGGTATTTATAATAGTAAGACCATCGAGAGGGCATATCTTTTAGCCAACCCAAGCATCTCAATGAGACATTGATGAGAAACGAAGTAGCAAGAATCAACAAGTAGCCACCTGGTAAGAAAAAACCACCATTTGCACGTCCTAGCCTACTGATGCCTCCACCAAAGTTTACAAAATCGTGGGGCGATCACTAAAATGAGAACAGTGGAAGCGCAGAACTGCTCTCTAAATATCATGCAAAAGAGAACGAAAGTAAATGCTTCAGGGTCACTGTAACAGTTGTTCAGAAGCTGTCATTCTCCTGCTGGGTGATGGTCAAAACAAGCCCAAAGTGGTCGCTTGGAAAGACAGGCAGCTCAACCATTCGGCTCTCTTTCCGAATCTTCGTCTCCTTGTAGTAGGAGACACCCGGTATTGCCTCCTTCCCGATCATCTCGATGCTGACGATCTTGAAGTCTGCCAGCTTGCACACAAACCGGTCCATTCGCTTCTGCAGCTTGCGGTTGCCTGACAGCATGCCATTGGCCTTCGTGTCATAGGTCCAGCCATCTtctccaggcttgagctcaacccAAGCATCAGTCCACCCATCCTGCAGAGGGAAAGGGCCGTCTCCTTTGTCGTCCCAGTTCATGTCCCCACAGAGTATGGCATTGGGGAAGCGTCCCAGAATTTCAAGGCATTGCTTTGCCTGATCCACACGTTCTTTGCTGTACATCTGATCCCACTTAGGAGGTGCAGGGCATGGGCTCTCGAGGTGGGTTGTGCCTATCATTAACTTTTTCATCTCTCCTGTGCTAACACTTGTGAAGCACAGCTCTCTTCCCATTATTGAGTTCAAAAATGGGGTGCAGTCAGATGCCTTCACTGGCAGTTTGCTCAACTGTAATTGTTGAGGTCAAAAGAAATCAGTAAAAATACATGAACTCTGAGAAAAAGATAAGCATTGCCAACCTCCCAATTTCCTATGGAAGGTCAACTATAGATACCACATGAATCCCAATCAAACATGGCCCTTTATAACTTGTAAGGATTTGCTGAATATGTTAAGTTATGAAACATGCAGTCAACCTCTTTTAGACTGATGAAACATGCTTCACTAAAAATATGCATAAGTGCTTGGATTGACCATATTGAATATGAAACTATTGTAACTCACTCATCCATATTCTGCAGGCATCATATAAACCAAAAATGGGTCCGATGACATGAACTAT contains:
- the LOC8063054 gene encoding uncharacterized protein LOC8063054, encoding MPSPSRAPPTPPAASEWRCVRCTFLNTEYFDSCELCQASRPVEVDIDSPVAVGAAFALASSKRSRRKEDRSASTPPQRFGRKRERDASPDVVELCDSADKGPAAKKGNLEICLDKTTFKIMTYNVWFREDVEVIRRMDALGDLIKQHSPDFICFQEITPYIYMLLQKSDWWQQYKCLLSHEKAIQMPYYCMQLSKLPVKASDCTPFLNSIMGRELCFTSVSTGEMKKLMIGTTHLESPCPAPPKWDQMYSKERVDQAKQCLEILGRFPNAILCGDMNWDDKGDGPFPLQDGWTDAWVELKPGEDGWTYDTKANGMLSGNRKLQKRMDRFVCKLADFKIVSIEMIGKEAIPGVSYYKETKIRKESRMVELPVFPSDHFGLVLTITQQENDSF